Below is a window of Podospora pseudocomata strain CBS 415.72m chromosome 1 map unlocalized CBS415.72m_1.2, whole genome shotgun sequence DNA.
ATTGTTTTGATATGAGTGGAATCGACCTGCGGTTCCTAGCGATCTGTCGGGGAGAATTGTATCATGACCTGGGACAACCTCGTCTCGAAGAAGGGCTCGTGAGATACCCGACAGCGAGTCTGTATTGAAGCGACAAGAAGAACGACAGAAAAGGTTCAACGAAATTCTCCAAGAACTACCAGATGTTCTTGAGAATGCGCCAACACTAGCAACGACAGTGTACACCGGTAACTGGAAACGTGAACGGGAATACGAAGATCTGCAGCAGGAACTTAAAGAGGTCACGAAACGGAATCTCGACATTCACCCCTACAAGAACAAGCTACTTTCAAATTCACAAGACTTCCTCAGCGAGGCTGGCACTGCCCTATCGCAGCTGGCATGGGACGACATCGAGCACCCATCCAAGTCCGAGCCCAATCACGCTGAATTCCTGTCTCATCTACCCCCTCACACAGCTGTCAACGGCTTCGGGGAGCTCGGGGCATACATGTCCCAGGTAAAGTATGTCATATCACTCGGTGGCTCCCCTCTGCCAGATCTGAAATATGGCATCATTATCGTGCCGGCCGGTGATGAATCGCTCCTGTTCACGGGCTATAGAGACCACGCAGATATGCCCTCTGAATTCAGGGCGGAAATACACGCCAAAAGCAAAGTGGTGCGGAAGCAGGTGTTTGACGAAGAAATGAAGATGTGCGGGAGCTATGTCCCTCGCATGGGCCGGGGCATTGAGGATTTTAGGCTGCCCCCTATGGATGAGCCGGAGAAGTTGTTTTACGCCGAAAGAGTTCGACAAAGGAGGGCTAGACATCGAGAACTTTATGGCACGAGGCGCTCAAGTGACATTGGATCGCAGCCATCGGGTGACGCTTGTGCTGAGCACTTTCTGGATGAGTATTCTGCGCCATCACCTCGCTCCTATAGCTCACGCATGTACATTCATCGGACGaaaccccatcacctccgaGCGCAGAAATTGCTGATGGCTTGCGACGGTTGTTTACGCTGCAGCTACAACAAGAGGAATCAGGAGATACACAGGGGCAGGAGATGTACCATCCCGATAAGCTGTCAGAACTTGCGCAGTTTCTTTGGCAACTGGCCGACGGCAACGTACAGGAAATCCTGGACTAGACGACGAAATATGGACCAAGTTGAGAGAACTGCTGCCCTCCAATTCTTCGGAAGCAGAGGAGGACATGCCTGCAGATGACGAAAAAATCAAGTCATTTGATGGCCACAGACTTGAGAGCTGATTGCCTAAGCACAGATATCACATAATTTccctgatcatcatcatcatcatcatctatGTCGTGCAATGTCCTACTGTTGGTAACCTCCTTGGCAGAGTGGGTACGATTGACCTCACACGAAATCAGGGGGCAGATAGTCTTTCTAGGCGATGATCATTTTCAAAAAGAAGCATGAAATTGGTAGGTTACAACATCAGACACTATCCAAGTGATAAAACAACAACGAATAAAAGCAAGCGCCAAAAGCTTAACGTACAAGGAAGCATTCACAACGAAGCCCAACACCTTTACCCACAAGCACCTCTCACGCATcactcaacaccacctcccccttctccccaaccccccaactaGTCTCATACATGCACCTCCCCGCCTCGCAAT
It encodes the following:
- a CDS encoding uncharacterized protein (EggNog:ENOG503PHS9; COG:S), producing MTWDNLVSKKGSESVLKRQEERQKRFNEILQELPDVLENAPTLATTVYTGNWKREREYEDLQQELKEVTKRNLDIHPYKNKLLSNSQDFLSEAGTALSQLAWDDIEHPSKSEPNHAEFLSHLPPHTAVNGFGELGAYMSQVKYVISLGGSPLPDLKYGIIIVPAGDESLLFTGYRDHADMPSEFRAEIHAKSKVVRKQVFDEEMKMCGSYVPRMGRGIEDFRLPPMDEPEKLFYAERVRQRRARHRELYGTRRSSDIGSQPSGDACAEHFLDEYSAPSPRSYSSRMYIHRTKPHHLRAQKLLMACDGCLRCSYNKRNQEIHRGRRCTIPISCQNLRSFFGNWPTATYRKSWTRRRNMDQVERTAALQFFGSRGGHACR